The nucleotide window TCGTGAAACCTGAGGTCAGATCCTAACTCAGGGTGGAATGACGTCCCCAGAATATTATCCTGCCTTACAGCAACTACCAAACTCTGTCCTGATTTTGTTTCAAGCTTGTGTAAAAGCTGTACCTTTTCACTATTGATCTTGCTGATTACAGGTGCCCTAATGAAAACAGTAGAAAATGCTTCTCCAAGATCCCAGAAGGACGAAAAGTCGCAATCTGTCACAAAAGATTGCGCTTGTCTCCCGAACGCATTTCTTTCAACGACGACATCTAATACCCGCAACGGTTTCAAAAGTTCTGCTTGGTTCTTCACTTCATTTGCAAGAAATATTAAGCCAGCACAGGTACCCCACACTGACTTATCTTTAGAGTGTACAAAGTCATACAAGTGCTGGTACATGCCAGTGCGCTCGGCAATCTGAGAGATTGCTGTTGATTCACCTCCTGGGATCACTAGTGAATCACATCTCTGTAATTCCTCTGGGGTTCTCACTTCGACAACTTCAACGTCAAACCCATGCTTTAGAATAGAATTTTTGAGGCAAACAATGTGTTCAAGGTAAGCGCCTTGTAGTGCTAGGACTCCAATAACTTTTTTCATTGCGTATTAGATAGATGTTATTCTGACTTAGTTTTTTCTTTCTGCTACTTTTTTAACTACTATGAACTTGATATAAAAATCTACAAGCCTTCCTGACTGCATGGAATGTTCCGAAGAATTCCTTTATGCATTTAGAAAGAGCATACTGTTATTACTGTTAATAAGTTATTAGAAACATGCATTTATTAAGAGTTGATCAACAGTTAGTCATAGTTACTATAATAGGCCAACTTTAAATTCCAGTAATTGTCCCCGGCAACTTCTTGATGTAAATTAATTCTCCGTGTCATAAGGGTAATGTCGAACGTATCTTGACTATTCCGGTACATTATAATTGAGTAATATGGCATACAGATAATTGTTATGTAGGCTTATTTTATCCCTCTAAGAAAATCACGTAGAAGACAATAATGAAAAAAATCTTGATATAATAtaaaattaatatattcaCTCTTCTTGAAAGTATATAAATATTTTAGATCGATAAACTAGTAAAGGCAGGGTTATAGGTGTTAATTTTCCATCGAAAAACCACCGAAATAGCAATTAGACAATATGACTGCAAATGATTTTAGAATTAAGGCTGGTTTAGCCCAAATGTTGAAGGGTGGTGTTATTATGGATGTTGTTACTCCAGAACAAGCCATTATCGCTGAACGTGCAGGTGCGTGTGCAGTGATGGCTTTGGAACAAATTCCTGCCGACATGAGAAAATCTGGTAAAGTTTGCAGAATGTCAGACCCAAAGATGATTCGTTCTATCATGGAAAGTGTCTCCATTCCTGTCATGGCCAAGGTTAGAATTGGTCACACTGTCGAAGCCAGAATTTTAGAGACTTTAGAAGTTGACTATATTGATGAAAGTGAGGTTTTGACTCCGGCTGACATGTCCCACCATATCAAGAAAAACGATTTCAAAGTCCCATTCGTTTGTGGTGCCAAGAACTTGGGTGAAGCCTTGAGAAGAATCAACGAAGGTGCTGCTTTCATCCGCTCAAAGGGTGAGGCCGGTACTGGTGATGTCAGTGAAGCTGTTAAGCACATCAGATTGATCTACGAAGACATTGCTTGGTGTAAGGAGAACTTGAAGACTGATGAACAATTCGAGGCCCATGCTAAGGAACTACGTGTGCCAGTTGAGCTCGTAAAGGAAGTTGTTGAACTAGGAAGACTACCAGTTGTTACTTTTGCTGCTGGTGGTGTTGCTACCCCAGCCGATGCTGCCTTGTTGATGGAGTTGGGTTGCGAGGGTATCTTCGTTGGTTCCGGTATTTTCAAGTCCTCCAACCCTGAAAAATTAGCTCGTGCAATTGTACAAGCTACCACACACTACAACTCCCCACAAGTTTTGTTGGATGTTTCTTCTGACCTTGGTACCATGATGTCTGGTGTTTCGATTGACTCAATCAAGAAGGAAAATGGTACCAGATTAGCCGAAGTTGGTTGGTAAATAATTTAGTTATAGCTACAAGTTTTACGTTTAAGTTAACTGTACAAAAAGTACTATAAATGCAGCATCGCAATTATAAATCTTGTTTTGTAGTGTAATTCTATATTTCATAATGTTTAGGCGATGAACTTCAAGTTGAAAAATTTACGCCGGGCCATCTCCTCATCTAAATAACAAGAGAAAGGGAGATAAAACTGCATAACTACCATGAGTGATAGTGATAATGACTCCAGGGACTTTTCctctgatgaagaagagacATCTCTATTATTAAACAAAAAGAATAATGTAAGGGACGTTTTTGACAATGAAGATTCTGacattgaagaagatgagcATCTCCATGATAATAACAAAAATCAAAGCGCCTCTGCAAACGAAGAATCAAATACTGA belongs to Eremothecium sinecaudum strain ATCC 58844 chromosome IV, complete sequence and includes:
- a CDS encoding pyridoxal 5'-phosphate synthase subunit PdxT (Syntenic homolog of Ashbya gossypii ABR123W; Non-syntenic homolog of Saccharomyces cerevisiae YFL060C (SNO3), YNL334C (SNO2) and YMR095C (SNO1)) translates to MKKVIGVLALQGAYLEHIVCLKNSILKHGFDVEVVEVRTPEELQRCDSLVIPGGESTAISQIAERTGMYQHLYDFVHSKDKSVWGTCAGLIFLANEVKNQAELLKPLRVLDVVVERNAFGRQAQSFVTDCDFSSFWDLGEAFSTVFIRAPVISKINSEKVQLLHKLETKSGQSLVVAVRQDNILGTSFHPELGSDLRFHEWYIREFVLKDH
- a CDS encoding pyridoxal 5'-phosphate synthase subunit PdxS (Syntenic homolog of Ashbya gossypii ABR122C; Non-syntenic homolog of Saccharomyces cerevisiae YFL059W (SNZ3), YNL333W (SNZ2) and YMR096W (SNZ1)) yields the protein MTANDFRIKAGLAQMLKGGVIMDVVTPEQAIIAERAGACAVMALEQIPADMRKSGKVCRMSDPKMIRSIMESVSIPVMAKVRIGHTVEARILETLEVDYIDESEVLTPADMSHHIKKNDFKVPFVCGAKNLGEALRRINEGAAFIRSKGEAGTGDVSEAVKHIRLIYEDIAWCKENLKTDEQFEAHAKELRVPVELVKEVVELGRLPVVTFAAGGVATPADAALLMELGCEGIFVGSGIFKSSNPEKLARAIVQATTHYNSPQVLLDVSSDLGTMMSGVSIDSIKKENGTRLAEVGW